From Heteronotia binoei isolate CCM8104 ecotype False Entrance Well chromosome 3, APGP_CSIRO_Hbin_v1, whole genome shotgun sequence, a single genomic window includes:
- the CCNA1 gene encoding cyclin-A1 isoform X2, whose translation MRRSNKRDEKAQAGGRETLPVVMESHASQNPPQRAVLGVLAENGQCLRSCSQGTTAVRCFSGLENVIPGKNMLPTCVSSKQGFTVYVDELEQESTYNSVGIEEVEPSICEVDTTTVKPSFHLLLDLSTVSPMLVDTSLQSQCEDPRGHKLDIMGIVEYAEDIHCYLREAEVRYRPKPCYMRKQPDITTCMRTILVDWLVEVGEEYKLHTETLYLAVNYLDRFLSCMSVLRGKLQLVGTAAILLAAKYEEIYPPEVEEFVYITDDTYTKKQLLRMEHLLLKVLAFDLTVPTINQFLLQYLQRHGVCLKTENFARYVAELSLLEADPFLKYLPSQMAAAAYCLANYTVNRHFWPETLAVFTGYSLSEIVPCLSDLHKACLDASHQPQQAIREKYKMTKYMQVSLLEPPAVLPLQ comes from the exons ATGCGGCGCAGCAACAAGAGGGATGAGAAGGCGCAAGCTGGGGGGCGGGAGACCCTTCCAGTTGTTATGGAGTCTCATGCCAGTCAAAATCCCCCTCAGAGGGCTGTTCTTGGAGTGCTGGCTGAAAATGGGCAGTGTCTGAGATCCTGCAGCCAG ggAACTACTGCAGTGAGATGTTTCTCTGGACTGGAAAATGTCATCCCTGGAAAGAATATGTTGCCCACTTGTGTGTCCTCGAAGCAGGGCTTTACTGTTTATGTAGATGAATTAGAACAGGAAAGTACCTACAACAGTGTGGGTATAGAAGAGGTGGAACCAAGCATATGTGAAGTTGACACCACCACAGTGAAACCCAGCTTTCACCTGCTGTTGGACTTGAGTACAG TGTCTCCGATGTTGGTCGATACATCACTGCAGTCACAATGTGAAGATCCCCGTGGTCACAAACTGGATATCATGGGCATTGTAGAATACGCAGAAGACATTCATTGCTACCTGAGAGAGGCTGAA GTTCGATACAGGCCAAAGCCTTGCTACATGAGGAAGCAGCCAGATATCACCACCTGCATGCGCACGATTTTGGTGGACTGGCTGGTGGAAGTTGGAGAAGAGTACAAGCTTCACACAGAAACCCTGTACCTTGCTGTAAACTACTTGGACCGTTTTCTCTCTTGCATGTCTGTCCTTCGAGGAAAACTGCAGCTTGTAGGAACAGCTGCAATTCTCCTAGCTGC GAAATATGAAGAAATTTATCCACCAGAGGTAGAAGAATTTGTATATATAACAGATGATACCTACACCAAAAAACAGCTATTGAGAATGGAACACTTGCTTCTCAAAGTCTTGGCCTTTGACTTGACAGTCCCAACCATCAACCAGTTTCTTCTTCAGTATTTACAGAGACATGGTGTCTGTCTGAAGACTGAGAATTTTGCAAGG TATGTAGCAGAATTGAGCCTACTTGAAGCTGATCCATTCCTGAAGTATCTTCCCTCACAAATGGCAGCAGCTGCTTACTGTCTAGCAAATTATACTGTGAACAGGCATTTCTGG CCAGAAACTCTTGCTGTTTTCACCGGATATTCGTTAAGTGAGATAGTGCCTTGTCTAAGTGATCTGCACAAAGCCTGCCTTGATGCTTCTCATCAGCCACAGCAAGCGATAAGAGAaaaatacaagatgacaaa GTACATGCAAGTATCCCTCCTGGAGCCACCAGCTGTCTTACCCCTGCAGTGA
- the CCNA1 gene encoding cyclin-A1 isoform X1, producing the protein MRRSNKRDEKAQAGGRETLPVVMESHASQNPPQRAVLGVLAENGQCLRSCSQGTTAVRCFSGLENVIPGKNMLPTCVSSKQGFTVYVDELEQESTYNSVGIEEVEPSICEVDTTTVKPSFHLLLDLSTVSPMLVDTSLQSQCEDPRGHKLDIMGIVEYAEDIHCYLREAEQVRYRPKPCYMRKQPDITTCMRTILVDWLVEVGEEYKLHTETLYLAVNYLDRFLSCMSVLRGKLQLVGTAAILLAAKYEEIYPPEVEEFVYITDDTYTKKQLLRMEHLLLKVLAFDLTVPTINQFLLQYLQRHGVCLKTENFARYVAELSLLEADPFLKYLPSQMAAAAYCLANYTVNRHFWPETLAVFTGYSLSEIVPCLSDLHKACLDASHQPQQAIREKYKMTKYMQVSLLEPPAVLPLQ; encoded by the exons ATGCGGCGCAGCAACAAGAGGGATGAGAAGGCGCAAGCTGGGGGGCGGGAGACCCTTCCAGTTGTTATGGAGTCTCATGCCAGTCAAAATCCCCCTCAGAGGGCTGTTCTTGGAGTGCTGGCTGAAAATGGGCAGTGTCTGAGATCCTGCAGCCAG ggAACTACTGCAGTGAGATGTTTCTCTGGACTGGAAAATGTCATCCCTGGAAAGAATATGTTGCCCACTTGTGTGTCCTCGAAGCAGGGCTTTACTGTTTATGTAGATGAATTAGAACAGGAAAGTACCTACAACAGTGTGGGTATAGAAGAGGTGGAACCAAGCATATGTGAAGTTGACACCACCACAGTGAAACCCAGCTTTCACCTGCTGTTGGACTTGAGTACAG TGTCTCCGATGTTGGTCGATACATCACTGCAGTCACAATGTGAAGATCCCCGTGGTCACAAACTGGATATCATGGGCATTGTAGAATACGCAGAAGACATTCATTGCTACCTGAGAGAGGCTGAA CAGGTTCGATACAGGCCAAAGCCTTGCTACATGAGGAAGCAGCCAGATATCACCACCTGCATGCGCACGATTTTGGTGGACTGGCTGGTGGAAGTTGGAGAAGAGTACAAGCTTCACACAGAAACCCTGTACCTTGCTGTAAACTACTTGGACCGTTTTCTCTCTTGCATGTCTGTCCTTCGAGGAAAACTGCAGCTTGTAGGAACAGCTGCAATTCTCCTAGCTGC GAAATATGAAGAAATTTATCCACCAGAGGTAGAAGAATTTGTATATATAACAGATGATACCTACACCAAAAAACAGCTATTGAGAATGGAACACTTGCTTCTCAAAGTCTTGGCCTTTGACTTGACAGTCCCAACCATCAACCAGTTTCTTCTTCAGTATTTACAGAGACATGGTGTCTGTCTGAAGACTGAGAATTTTGCAAGG TATGTAGCAGAATTGAGCCTACTTGAAGCTGATCCATTCCTGAAGTATCTTCCCTCACAAATGGCAGCAGCTGCTTACTGTCTAGCAAATTATACTGTGAACAGGCATTTCTGG CCAGAAACTCTTGCTGTTTTCACCGGATATTCGTTAAGTGAGATAGTGCCTTGTCTAAGTGATCTGCACAAAGCCTGCCTTGATGCTTCTCATCAGCCACAGCAAGCGATAAGAGAaaaatacaagatgacaaa GTACATGCAAGTATCCCTCCTGGAGCCACCAGCTGTCTTACCCCTGCAGTGA